The following are encoded in a window of Ignicoccus islandicus DSM 13165 genomic DNA:
- the lysS gene encoding lysine--tRNA ligase: MDWLKKIADEIIKRGGKAFVIASGMTTSGPAHLGTLSEFIYPYSIAQELKKRGYDAEFIFVADIMDAFDDIPLTLKDKAEELKKYLGKPLAEVPDPYGCHDSYGEHFLAEFLELMKRFGIEPDEVFKASDLYKEGWYDDYLRLFVERRTELKKIMEETAMRKLPEDWWDFVKPICEKCGRIDKTKVKKVEGDKIYYKCEACGHEGSIDISSHRWKLAWRVDWPSRQDFLGVDAEGGGVDHFTKGGSWDTAREIHKRIFGKEPPVGFRYGFVLMDGKKMSKSKGIGALNEIMALLHPAVIMYFILKHDIVENKNFKMNPRFLLQLYEEYRRVALGEDKDPKRVKAWELSGKKVWKVGFADLLVYYQIYRDWKKVAELVGDVESIKDLAPYVEEWIKRNFVPDEYKVEIKQGKVGDPKGCEFLSKLAQLLKEEMSDVEIHNAIYEIARELGLSPKEAFKYVYRVLLDSDRGPRAGRLIKAIGVKRARDMFLKACEDEPSKVR, from the coding sequence ATGGACTGGTTAAAGAAAATAGCAGACGAAATAATAAAGAGAGGAGGTAAGGCGTTCGTTATCGCTTCAGGCATGACTACCTCAGGACCAGCTCACTTAGGTACGTTAAGTGAATTCATTTACCCATATTCTATAGCTCAAGAACTAAAGAAGAGGGGCTACGATGCGGAATTCATATTCGTTGCAGACATTATGGACGCATTCGATGACATACCTCTAACTCTGAAAGACAAGGCAGAAGAGCTGAAGAAGTACCTAGGCAAGCCGCTCGCAGAGGTTCCAGATCCCTATGGTTGCCACGACAGCTACGGCGAGCACTTCCTCGCGGAATTTTTGGAACTCATGAAGAGGTTTGGAATAGAGCCTGACGAAGTGTTTAAGGCATCTGATCTATACAAAGAAGGATGGTATGACGACTACTTGAGGTTATTTGTTGAAAGGAGAACTGAATTGAAAAAGATAATGGAAGAAACCGCTATGAGGAAGCTGCCCGAAGATTGGTGGGACTTCGTTAAGCCAATATGTGAGAAGTGTGGAAGGATAGATAAAACGAAGGTAAAGAAGGTCGAAGGCGATAAAATATATTACAAATGCGAAGCATGCGGTCACGAAGGATCAATCGATATATCTTCTCATAGATGGAAGCTTGCGTGGAGAGTCGATTGGCCTTCTAGGCAAGATTTCTTGGGCGTAGATGCGGAAGGAGGCGGAGTGGATCACTTCACTAAGGGAGGTTCGTGGGATACGGCCCGAGAGATACATAAGAGAATTTTCGGGAAAGAACCACCAGTTGGTTTCAGGTACGGATTCGTACTAATGGATGGTAAGAAAATGAGTAAGAGTAAGGGTATAGGAGCTCTCAACGAAATAATGGCCTTACTTCACCCAGCGGTAATTATGTACTTCATTCTGAAACACGATATCGTTGAAAACAAGAACTTCAAAATGAACCCAAGGTTCCTGCTTCAGTTATATGAAGAATATAGGAGGGTTGCCCTCGGGGAAGATAAGGACCCCAAGAGAGTGAAAGCGTGGGAACTAAGTGGTAAAAAGGTGTGGAAAGTAGGTTTCGCTGATCTCTTAGTGTATTACCAGATATATAGGGATTGGAAGAAGGTTGCAGAACTCGTTGGAGACGTTGAATCCATCAAAGACTTAGCACCGTACGTTGAGGAATGGATCAAGAGGAACTTCGTTCCAGATGAATATAAGGTAGAAATTAAACAAGGAAAAGTTGGCGATCCCAAAGGCTGCGAGTTCCTTTCAAAGCTAGCTCAATTACTTAAAGAAGAGATGAGCGATGTAGAGATACATAACGCAATTTACGAAATAGCGAGAGAACTCGGACTCTCTCCCAAAGAGGCATTCAAGTACGTGTATCGGGTTTTGTTAGATAGCGACCGGGGACCGAGAGCTGGGAGATTGATCAAAGCTATAGGGGTAAAGAGGGCAAGGGACATGTTCCTTAAGGCTTGCGAAGACGAACCCTCAAAAGTACGTTAA
- a CDS encoding LAGLIDADG family homing endonuclease translates to MKKSSCKSTLPEWVRGWLAGIIDGEGTITLKKKRRKDNGNINYIPLTVINNTNLEFLERIKEICGCGTIAQQSSSYTKKHPNWNLIYRLEIKGSFNVKTLLKQVYPYLIIKRKHAEIVMRICEENIRAYSLNRPANTEYLEKLIQELKSLAKGGRRSAVGLDGRP, encoded by the coding sequence ATGAAGAAGTCTTCATGCAAATCTACTCTACCCGAATGGGTGAGAGGTTGGTTAGCTGGGATAATTGATGGCGAGGGCACAATTACCCTTAAAAAGAAACGGCGAAAAGATAATGGGAATATTAACTATATACCCTTGACAGTTATAAATAACACTAACTTAGAGTTTCTTGAGAGAATTAAAGAAATTTGTGGATGTGGAACAATAGCACAACAATCTTCCTCGTATACAAAGAAACATCCAAATTGGAACTTAATTTATAGGCTGGAAATAAAAGGTTCATTTAATGTAAAAACTCTACTGAAACAAGTTTATCCGTATCTAATCATAAAACGTAAGCACGCCGAGATAGTTATGAGAATATGTGAAGAGAACATTAGAGCGTATTCGTTAAACCGACCAGCAAATACAGAATACTTGGAGAAACTCATTCAAGAACTTAAGTCTTTAGCAAAGGGAGGAAGAAGAAGCGCTGTTGGGCTCGATGGCCGCCCATGA